attgtGTTTCAGAGTAttcgcattaaaaaaaatgtcagttaaaaAGTATGCCAACCagagttaaaatatttttttattacttccATTGtgtgtacagggtgtttctgaaattaattaattttaactggtaatagaactcgtcaaaaggaacaacttctctatctaccattttgtcgaaaaacgatgtttaattccaaaaaaaaattggagagatttttcactaaaatagccctacgccattaaatactgcaatggctaattgagatcagcgctaatatgaaaaaaacatccattttcatccagaaaacgtgttttaacgcagaaatcgaaattcaaataaatctacccgtatagcaaaaaatccacttcgtaagaatctggttgtttcatgtttttaggtagcttggttttggagatatgaacggttttaggaaaatctttcctattttttcaagccattacgcaacgtttttcaccaaaatggcagagagaaaagttgttccttttgatgagttctattaccagttaaaattaatgcacttatttcagaaacaccctgtatatctaatttttactcttaaaaatgtgtttctttcaaatatttatacaATAGCTCTACTTTCATTTACGAACACATACAtcaagattttaaaaatagcaaAACACAGGTCTTTTAGACTACTTTCATGAACCACTCGGTATAACTAcgtaatatttaattaacgGTAAACTTGCTTATAATGCGTAACGcataacatttaaaaaaataaaatctctgTTTCACCACTCTCAAATGTTAATAATTCAGATAAACCAGTTTTAATTAACGTTTTTAGTTTATGTTAATCTAAAAATACTTCGTCACTGGATCGGCCCACATCTAGAATAACAAACGTCTCCGATTGTTTTGTGGTTACTACTGAAGATTTTAGCAACGTTATTATCTCTTGCAAGTCAAATTTATCACAAAGAACTCATTCAAACATCGTAACAAATAGGAGCTGAATTAACATAATAGTAATAGATTAATTTCTGTTTGATTCTCTTTCGGAATATTCGAGAATTTGGAGCAATTTGTAAGTAAATATACATTTTTCGAACTGTTTGTTTACTTTAACCCTAACAACATGAAATTTAGTAATTATGCGGCATTCAACGATAAAATTAGATGACGCACCTAATAgcaggcaaccaacaatacaccgtAAATTATAATACTTGTACGAAGGGACGGTGAATCACCGTTTGTGTGattcaattaattataatgaaCCTTCATTGATTCAAGCATGGAGTTGGTATAGTATATTTACTGTCTGGCCcaggaaaatataaatatggTTCGCAATTTCCGTAATGGACAGAGGGTGACTAGCGTGGGCGATAAGATTTAAATGATATCTTTCTTAATCTCGTTTATCTGCATTGATAACGTTATATCAGGTGTTGTTTACTCGACCCACAAtgtgttttgaattttatcgGATTTAGAAGCAAGGATGACACAGAGCTCGAGTAAAGTAGTTCAATGGTTTAAGatgaaataattataataattaagagTGCGGCTTCTGTACGTTTAATTAATAACACACCCACACCGTCTCGAGTTAAACTTTAAGCAGGCTTAAGTTTCCGTTGACTTGAGCAACAGTTCCGACAATGGATTTGGTACAGTGAGATAAGAGTTTATTTGTCGAAATGATTATCGAGATAACACAGTGATGAATAATTGGTAAAAAGGATAAAGGATAAAGTTCTTGTAATCGGGCGTGTCTGACGTTTCGCCATTAGAATAAGTCACTTCGCGTGAATCGCTCTAAAGTTGAGTCAGTTGGACTGTTGTGCGGTTCCCATTCCACACCGCAGTGACGTCACGCAGGTATTCCGCGTCCACTTACACCTGTGTTATTGTTGGGCGGTAATATGGCGGTTGTAAACGAGCTTAAGTTCAAATTAATCGTACTGTTGTGTAGTGAATTTGTTTGTTACGTGTTGGGACAATATCAACCGTACGGGAACGTCCCGTACGACCAACAAAATCCGTACGATCAATACAACAATCCGTACAACATACCAAACCCTGGTGACAGAGACTACAGGACTTATGTTTACAAGGGTAGGCGGTACGGACAACAGAGTAATTACTACAACAACAGGTGGCGTCCCGGAGATCCCCGAATCCAAGGGCAGGATGAGCACTTCTTCTATGATCCAGTATGGGAACAACGAAAAAGAGGTCATTCACTCTATGTTTACTTTTAGCTAGGTAACGAGGAGCCGATACTTCCCGGCATATTGGGGTCTTGGAGACCCGACTTGCAAGGGAAGTTGCGGTCGCAGACGAAAGACAGAAAACGGGATATTTTCGTGACAACCAGTCACGGCCAAGTCCAGGGATTTTTGGTGTACTTGTTTGACAACCCTGATCCCGAGTCTCTGTACAGGCCGGGGAGCGAATTCATTGAGAGGGAGTATGGAACGACTGAAGTATATCTGGGGATCCCGTACGCCGAACCCCCCATCCTGGAGGGCAGATTTAAGGTATGTTTGCACTAGTTGACACAGATGCGCCCATAACTCGCCAAAAGCCCCCTAGATGGCACAAAGGTTGGCAGCTCTTGCAAGCGGTAGATTTCGGACCTGCTTGTCCCCAACCCGCGAGGTACACCGGGGCCACCAAAGGCATAAGAGACATGGATGAAGACTGCCTCTACCTCAACATATACAAACCACCGGTAAGTCAACCGAAACAAGTGAAACTCTTTTGACGCGACCTTTCAGACGAAAGAAGCGGAAGTTGGGCAGCGCTTTCCCATCATGATTTACATCCACGGGGGAGATTTTATCAGAGGGACCTCCAACACTTTCCCAGGGCACATAATGGCGACTTTTTACAATGTTATAGTCGTGACGATCAACTACCGCCTGGGTGCTCTAGGTTTCATAAGCACTGGCGACGTCAACTCGCCTGGGAACTACGGGATTCTGGATCAGGCCATGGCCTTGAAATGGGTCTACGAAAACGCGGAGTATTTCAACGGCGACAAAGACAGCATCACTTTGTTCGGCCCCGGAGCTGGAGCAGCTTCCGCGGGTCTCCTGATGGTGGCGCCACAAACGAAACACATGGTCTCCAAAGTGATTGCGCAGAGTGGGTCAGCTCTAGCCGACTGGACCTTCATCGGGGACAAATACCGCGCCCAGAACACCAGTAGAGTGTTCGGTAAATTAATCGGATGCAGTATAGAGTCGTCGTGGAAGCTGATGAATTGTCTGAAGCAAGGACGCAGCTTTTACGAAATCGGAAACTCCGAGTTTTCTCCGGAGGTGGGGTTGTTTCCTTGGGCCCCAGTGATGGAGATGAACATCACGATGCCGCACTACGAAGGGTGGTACGAGCAAAACTGGCACTTTTTGCCAGAAACTCCGGAAGAGCTGATCAAAAAGGGACATTTCAACAGAGGACTGAAGTATATGTCCAGCGTGACTCTACAAGAAGCGGCCGCTTTTATCAGTGAGTACTAGAGAACTCGTGGACGCGCGGTAACGAGTATTTTTCAGCTTCAAACAAATCGCTCGAGCCTAACTTCATCATAACCCAGGAGTTTTTCGATCAAAAAGTCAAAGAACTGGTCCTGCGCTACAACTACACTCTCAACCCCAACGGGACTTACGACGCTATAAAATACATGTACACGTATTGGCCTGATCCCACCAACAGAACGCACATCCGCGAGAAATACATTCAAGTAATTTTCTCCTCTCCAATCGGTCTGTCATATTTCACGATTGTTTTGTAGTTGCTCTCTGACTTCTTGTACACGGCACCCAATGACAAAATCGTAAAACTACTAGTAGAACAAGGCGTCGAAGCTTACATGTACGTTTTGAACACTACCGTCGAGTCCTTCAAACTGGAGGAGTGGAGGAAAGTGCCCCACGACATCGAACACTATTTGCTCTGTGGGGCGCCTTTTATGGACGTCGAGTTCTTCCCGGAAGGTTTCACCCGCACGCAGTGGACTCCCAGCGACAGAAACATGAGTCACTTCTTCATGAAGGCGTACACGAACTTCGCCAGATACGGCAATCCCACCTACACGCGAATCTTGGGGATGCATTTCGACATGGCCAAACATGGCGAACTGAAGTATCTCAATCTGAACACAACTTATAATTCGACCACCATGTGGAACTTTAGACAGACCGAGTCTGCCTTTTGGTCGATGTATATACCGACGGTTGTTGGCCGCTTGGTCCCCACTTATCCTCCAACCACCGAGgtaagaaaaactaaaagggGTGACGTTTTGTAAGTGGCAGTTTTAGTACTGGTGGGAGCCGCGAGCGCCGTTGCAAATTGCCTTCTGGAGCATGTCCGCGGCGTGTCTTCTGCTCGTCGTGCTTTTGGTTGTTTGCTGCATACTGTGGAGAAATGCAAAGAGGTAAGAAAGGTAAAGGAAACAGTTTTTACAAATGTGGGATTTGTAGATGGTTTCCTTAACAACAAATAGCATTAACAAAAACTAGAcgagtatttttgaaataaagacAAAGCGAAATGTATTAACaagagaaattatttcaaaaatacttGAAGGGTGTGGTCTAAACTAATACCTAATAACTAATGGGTGTCCAGAAttcaagaaaatttatataaaacgTTTAAacctaattaattttacataaaagttgttaattttataaaacacgtGAGTACATACCACGACCTGgtgtattataaccggcctgtcCTTTTCATTAATGCGTTATGAAGATGTTTCACACTAAACAAcactaaacacaaaaacaacgaaTAATAAGCAAAACATTCACGAATATCATTTCAAAGCAGCAAAAAACAAGGAGTTTTTTgacttcaaattcaaaatgtcatttgaacaagaaaaattctcggtgacaaaaacttaagatgaataaaatccccaaaaagcgcgCGTTTAttagcgctctgcggggatcactcaaactacacttttgaacaaGCCGGTTGTTTTACATcacggcttcctagattaataagagtcgaAGCCTCTAATACGGCTGGTCGAGTTCCTTGAACTGTCTGTTCCTTCAAAAGCCAAAAGTATAGTAGCGCCCTCTACcaaaaaacgaatatttttttaattaaatgaatgaaaaatcgtattaatgttttttttttctatcaataatctactttttgaagtagtgtatgtaacatacaaattacgattctttttaaaatgagatTTGTACGCGG
The sequence above is drawn from the Tenebrio molitor chromosome X, icTenMoli1.1, whole genome shotgun sequence genome and encodes:
- the Gli gene encoding cholinesterase isoform X3, with product MAVVNELKFKLIVLLCSEFVCYVLGQYQPYGNVPYDQQNPYDQYNNPYNIPNPGDRDYRTYVYKGRRYGQQSNYYNNRWRPGDPRIQGQDEHFFYDPLGNEEPILPGILGSWRPDLQGKLRSQTKDRKRDIFVTTSHGQVQGFLVYLFDNPDPESLYRPGSEFIEREYGTTEVYLGIPYAEPPILEGRFKPPRWHKGWQLLQAVDFGPACPQPARYTGATKGIRDMDEDCLYLNIYKPPTKEAEVGQRFPIMIYIHGGDFIRGTSNTFPGHIMATFYNVIVVTINYRLGALGFISTGDVNSPGNYGILDQAMALKWVYENAEYFNGDKDSITLFGPGAGAASAGLLMVAPQTKHMVSKVIAQSGSALADWTFIGDKYRAQNTSRVFGKLIGCSIESSWKLMNCLKQGRSFYEIGNSEFSPEVGLFPWAPVMEMNITMPHYEGWYEQNWHFLPETPEELIKKGHFNRGLKYMSSVTLQEAAAFITSNKSLEPNFIITQEFFDQKVKELVLRYNYTLNPNGTYDAIKYMYTYWPDPTNRTHIREKYIQLLSDFLYTAPNDKIVKLLVEQGVEAYMYVLNTTVESFKLEEWRKVPHDIEHYLLCGAPFMDVEFFPEGFTRTQWTPSDRNMSHFFMKAYTNFARYGNPTYTRILGMHFDMAKHGELKYLNLNTTYNSTTMWNFRQTESAFWSMYIPTVVGRLVPTYPPTTEYWWEPRAPLQIAFWSMSAACLLLVVLLVVCCILWRNAKR
- the Gli gene encoding cholinesterase isoform X1, with translation MAVVNELKFKLIVLLCSEFVCYVLGQYQPYGNVPYDQQNPYDQYNNPYNIPNPGDRDYRTYVYKGRRYGQQSNYYNNRWRPGDPRIQGQDEHFFYDPLGNEEPILPGILGSWRPDLQGKLRSQTKDRKRDIFVTTSHGQVQGFLVYLFDNPDPESLYRPGSEFIEREYGTTEVYLGIPYAEPPILEGRFKPPRWHKGWQLLQAVDFGPACPQPARYTGATKGIRDMDEDCLYLNIYKPPTKEAEVGQRFPIMIYIHGGDFIRGTSNTFPGHIMATFYNVIVVTINYRLGALGFISTGDVNSPGNYGILDQAMALKWVYENAEYFNGDKDSITLFGPGAGAASAGLLMVAPQTKHMVSKVIAQSGSALADWTFIGDKYRAQNTSRVFGKLIGCSIESSWKLMNCLKQGRSFYEIGNSEFSPEVGLFPWAPVMEMNITMPHYEGWYEQNWHFLPETPEELIKKGHFNRGLKYMSSVTLQEAAAFITSNKSLEPNFIITQEFFDQKVKELVLRYNYTLNPNGTYDAIKYMYTYWPDPTNRTHIREKYIQLLSDFLYTAPNDKIVKLLVEQGVEAYMYVLNTTVESFKLEEWRKVPHDIEHYLLCGAPFMDVEFFPEGFTRTQWTPSDRNMSHFFMKAYTNFARYGNPTYTRILGMHFDMAKHGELKYLNLNTTYNSTTMWNFRQTESAFWSMYIPTVVGRLVPTYPPTTEYWWEPRAPLQIAFWSMSAACLLLVVLLVVCCILWRNAKRQSDRYYNDGIMVPDTDTEEGIDNARVTNAYEYTEKIRTPVSMPARTNSASSFRTESGVSLKEMQGFMSSSPSEDYPRKGTPVFSHRQKKETQFMHGVPQTDV
- the Gli gene encoding cholinesterase isoform X2; the protein is MAVVNELKFKLIVLLCSEFVCYVLGQYQPYGNVPYDQQNPYDQYNNPYNIPNPGDRDYRTYVYKGRRYGQQSNYYNNRWRPGDPRIQGQDEHFFYDPLGNEEPILPGILGSWRPDLQGKLRSQTKDRKRDIFVTTSHGQVQGFLVYLFDNPDPESLYRPGSEFIEREYGTTEVYLGIPYAEPPILEGRFKPPRWHKGWQLLQAVDFGPACPQPARYTGATKGIRDMDEDCLYLNIYKPPTKEAEVGQRFPIMIYIHGGDFIRGTSNTFPGHIMATFYNVIVVTINYRLGALGFISTGDVNSPGNYGILDQAMALKWVYENAEYFNGDKDSITLFGPGAGAASAGLLMVAPQTKHMVSKVIAQSGSALADWTFIGDKYRAQNTSRVFGKLIGCSIESSWKLMNCLKQGRSFYEIGNSEFSPEVGLFPWAPVMEMNITMPHYEGWYEQNWHFLPETPEELIKKGHFNRGLKYMSSVTLQEAAAFITSNKSLEPNFIITQEFFDQKVKELVLRYNYTLNPNGTYDAIKYMYTYWPDPTNRTHIREKYIQLLSDFLYTAPNDKIVKLLVEQGVEAYMYVLNTTVESFKLEEWRKVPHDIEHYLLCGAPFMDVEFFPEGFTRTQWTPSDRNMSHFFMKAYTNFARYGNPTYTRILGMHFDMAKHGELKYLNLNTTYNSTTMWNFRQTESAFWSMYIPTVVGRLVPTYPPTTEYWWEPRAPLQIAFWSMSAACLLLVVLLVVCCILWRNAKRQSDRYYNDGIMVPDTDTEEGIDNARVTNAYEYTEKIRTPEMQGFMSSSPSEDYPRKGTPVFSHRQKKETQFMHGVPQTDV